One stretch of Sphingomonas rosea DNA includes these proteins:
- a CDS encoding ABA4-like family protein yields the protein MWASLFGFTNLLALVAWALLILAPRRPAIYSIILFAGVGLLCLTYSVLLALLLAGAVDPGGAGAGASFQSIEGIRSIFATDGGVVVGWTHYLAFDLFVGLWISRDADAKGFGRLVQAPILLLTFFAGPFGLFLWLIVRERRARATAKVR from the coding sequence ATGTGGGCGAGCCTCTTCGGCTTCACCAACCTCCTCGCGCTGGTCGCCTGGGCGCTGCTCATCCTCGCTCCCCGGCGGCCGGCCATTTATTCGATCATCCTGTTCGCCGGGGTCGGCCTCCTGTGCCTGACCTACAGCGTCCTCTTGGCCCTTCTCCTCGCCGGCGCGGTCGATCCGGGCGGGGCAGGGGCGGGTGCTTCGTTCCAGAGCATCGAGGGCATCCGCAGCATCTTCGCGACCGACGGCGGCGTGGTCGTCGGCTGGACCCATTATCTCGCCTTCGACCTCTTCGTCGGCCTGTGGATCTCGCGCGATGCGGACGCCAAGGGCTTCGGCCGTCTGGTCCAGGCGCCGATCCTGCTCCTGACCTTCTTCGCCGGTCCCTTCGGCCTCTTCCTCTGGCTGATCGTCCGCGAACGCCGCGCCCGCGCGACCGCGAAGGTCAGGTGA
- a CDS encoding DUF938 domain-containing protein — protein MKRSSPAALRNREPILAVLRDWLPATGTILEIAAGTGEHALHFAEALPDLAWQPTDPDPEARASIAAYREEEGSPNFRAPLALDVLAADWPLTHADAILAVNLVHISPPEASTGLLAGAARLLSPGAPLILYGPWRVPGQPLAPSNLAFDAALKERDSRYGLRDLAAFAEQARTHGFTLAERRAMPANNLMLRFVRAS, from the coding sequence GTGAAGCGTTCCTCGCCCGCCGCGCTGCGCAACCGCGAGCCGATCCTCGCCGTGCTGCGCGACTGGCTTCCCGCCACCGGCACGATCCTCGAGATCGCCGCCGGCACCGGCGAGCATGCCCTCCATTTCGCCGAGGCGCTGCCCGACCTCGCCTGGCAGCCGACCGATCCCGATCCCGAGGCGCGCGCCTCGATCGCGGCCTATCGCGAGGAGGAAGGATCCCCCAATTTCCGCGCGCCGCTCGCGCTCGACGTGCTCGCCGCCGACTGGCCGCTGACCCACGCCGACGCGATCCTCGCGGTCAATCTCGTCCACATTTCGCCGCCCGAGGCCTCGACCGGCCTTCTCGCCGGCGCCGCGCGGCTCCTGTCGCCCGGCGCCCCGCTGATCCTCTACGGCCCGTGGCGCGTCCCGGGCCAGCCGCTCGCTCCCTCGAACCTCGCCTTCGACGCCGCGCTGAAGGAGCGCGATTCCCGCTACGGCCTGCGCGACCTCGCCGCCTTCGCCGAGCAGGCCCGGACCCATGGCTTCACGCTCGCCGAGCGCCGCGCCATGCCCGCCAACAACCTCATGCTGCGCTTCGTCCGCGCGTCCTGA
- a CDS encoding phosphatase PAP2 family protein encodes MRTILPAAFGIVLFAFLALTGGALSPVDRDIVLWWAAWRAGAPHGTEALVVFTQLGSAPFLLTVTLLGALWVARRDGWREGLLLAGTVVAGRLVEEGLKLIFARPRPGFDAHPVMVHSNSFPSAHAANSMVTLLALALWLVPERWRRQSVVAAVTLSVMIGSTRPMLGVHWPSDVLAGWLFGIGWVAAAWALRTRGRSAA; translated from the coding sequence ATGCGAACGATTCTCCCAGCGGCATTCGGCATCGTCCTGTTTGCCTTTCTCGCGCTTACCGGCGGCGCCCTGTCGCCGGTCGATCGCGACATCGTCCTGTGGTGGGCGGCGTGGCGCGCGGGCGCGCCGCACGGGACCGAGGCGCTGGTGGTCTTCACGCAATTGGGGAGCGCGCCGTTCCTGCTGACGGTCACGCTCCTCGGCGCGCTCTGGGTGGCGCGGCGCGACGGGTGGCGCGAGGGTCTGCTGCTCGCCGGCACCGTGGTGGCGGGGCGGCTGGTAGAGGAAGGGCTGAAGCTCATTTTCGCGCGGCCCCGCCCGGGGTTCGACGCGCATCCGGTGATGGTTCACTCGAACAGTTTCCCGAGCGCGCACGCGGCGAACAGCATGGTGACCTTGCTGGCGCTTGCGCTGTGGCTCGTGCCCGAGCGGTGGCGGCGCCAGTCCGTGGTGGCGGCGGTGACCCTGAGCGTGATGATCGGCTCGACCCGGCCGATGCTCGGAGTGCACTGGCCGAGCGACGTGCTCGCGGGCTGGCTGTTCGGGATCGGCTGGGTGGCGGCGGCCTGGGCGCTCAGGACGCGCGGACGAAGCGCAGCATGA
- a CDS encoding PilZ domain-containing protein, whose product MKFYLIALLLSGMDESTQVQNRRERRSNVLLTAFVELSGQSLAVKLRNLSADGALVEADSLPVEGAEIRFRRGDLIVAGKVIWVRGTRAGINFHTPLTPELLLRHVPTPRPRVTADFRRPGLASKPLTLSERVAASRWVTPIAPDSPGE is encoded by the coding sequence ATGAAGTTTTACCTCATCGCCTTACTTCTGTCCGGCATGGATGAAAGCACCCAGGTTCAGAACAGGCGCGAGCGGCGTTCCAACGTCCTTCTGACCGCCTTTGTGGAGCTCTCCGGGCAGTCGCTCGCCGTGAAGCTGCGCAATCTGTCGGCCGACGGCGCGCTCGTCGAGGCCGATTCGCTTCCGGTCGAGGGCGCCGAGATCCGCTTTCGCCGCGGTGACCTGATCGTCGCCGGCAAGGTGATCTGGGTTCGCGGCACCCGTGCGGGGATCAACTTCCATACCCCGCTGACGCCCGAGCTCCTGCTCCGTCACGTGCCGACCCCGCGCCCGCGCGTCACCGCCGACTTCCGCCGCCCGGGCCTTGCGTCCAAGCCTCTGACGCTCAGCGAGCGCGTCGCAGCCTCGCGCTGGGTGACCCCGATCGCCCCCGACTCGCCGGGCGAATAA
- a CDS encoding PilZ domain-containing protein, whose product MPVETTLYSLSDQAPQPEDRRDGDRHLTLFRVGTMLLEGRRELCLIKNISAGGAMLRLYTGGLKIGQALTVELKCGQPFSGKVAWVREPNVGLEFERPIDVIAMLSQSEDGPRPRMPRIETSSGVTIREGASIHRGRACDISQGGLKVATTVAFPRNAEVVVTLPGLAPQPAVVRWTDGGFAGITFNRLLPLPTLIEWLQHRRGESRAA is encoded by the coding sequence ATGCCCGTCGAGACGACCCTGTATTCGCTCAGCGATCAGGCCCCCCAGCCTGAGGATCGCCGCGATGGCGACCGCCACCTCACCCTGTTCCGCGTCGGCACCATGCTGCTCGAGGGCCGCCGCGAGCTCTGCCTGATCAAGAACATCTCGGCCGGCGGGGCGATGCTCCGGCTTTATACCGGCGGGCTCAAGATCGGGCAGGCGCTGACGGTCGAGCTCAAATGCGGACAGCCGTTCTCGGGCAAGGTCGCCTGGGTGCGCGAGCCCAATGTCGGGCTCGAGTTCGAGCGGCCGATCGACGTCATCGCCATGCTCAGCCAGAGCGAGGATGGCCCCCGCCCGCGCATGCCGCGGATCGAGACCAGCAGCGGTGTCACCATCCGCGAGGGCGCGAGCATTCATCGCGGGCGCGCCTGCGACATCAGCCAGGGCGGGCTCAAGGTCGCGACCACGGTCGCCTTCCCGCGCAATGCCGAGGTGGTGGTGACCCTGCCGGGCCTCGCGCCGCAGCCGGCGGTGGTGCGCTGGACCGATGGCGGGTTCGCGGGGATCACCTTCAATCGCCTGCTGCCGCTCCCGACGCTGATCGAATGGCTGCAGCACCGGCGCGGAGAAAGCCGCGCCGCCTGA